One Polaribacter sp. SA4-12 genomic window carries:
- the apaG gene encoding Co2+/Mg2+ efflux protein ApaG, protein MINQITKGIKISVETKYNGTSYRNYKMYHIFGYAITIENRSSETVKLTDRFWTIFDSLNNTEVVSGEGVVGQTPTLKPNDTYTYSSGCFLESNIGAMKGFYTMINMETFEQFKVIIPTFQLTNQTILN, encoded by the coding sequence ATGATAAATCAGATCACAAAAGGAATAAAAATTTCTGTTGAAACGAAATATAATGGTACAAGTTATAGAAACTATAAAATGTATCATATTTTTGGATATGCAATTACCATAGAAAACAGATCTTCAGAAACCGTAAAACTTACCGATCGATTTTGGACAATATTTGATTCACTTAACAACACAGAAGTTGTTAGTGGAGAAGGTGTTGTAGGACAAACACCAACTTTAAAACCAAATGATACATATACGTATAGTTCTGGTTGCTTTTTAGAATCTAACATAGGTGCTATGAAAGGTTTTTATACGATGATAAATATGGAAACTTTTGAACAATTTAAAGTTATTATACCAACTTTTCAACTAACAAACCAAACGATATTAAACTAA